The Schistocerca cancellata isolate TAMUIC-IGC-003103 chromosome 4, iqSchCanc2.1, whole genome shotgun sequence genome contains a region encoding:
- the LOC126184099 gene encoding uncharacterized protein LOC126184099, producing the protein MKIPGFEDASATIKFIRIFNCLFDILNSRSLLQNKWKQPLNVHNFKVVKEFLMEAQAYIKTLTVCQGQRVVDSNRKTGFIGFLVCISSVLHLYTKLGPQSSAPLLKFLPIYKCSQDHLEMFCSAIRSRGGWNNNPTARQFISAYKKLLIDNEIRESDRGNCIALEEIPILTYSGQTIEQQINFTTERRQLLDMETHLVSHDHDYVEAEMILSEVATHIVVYISGFVVRHLERTLQCETCMSVLRGEGSHTAYSLIHRKSRGGLISPSDDVVDICMCSEKVFRKYSAGNRRVPVKDLNTKCVSEVLGTFLYKPVFEELGEHMKDQHPLDNHLVLLIKAIAKRYLLTRQKHAAKCVTDSLHEKKLRTAYTKLVLFKGQ; encoded by the coding sequence ATGAAGATACCAGGCTTTGAAGATGCTTCTGCTACAATAAAATTTATAAGGATATTCAACTGCCTGTTTGATATATTAAATTCCAGAAGCCTTCTGCAGAATAAGTGGAAGCAGCCTCTGAATGTTCACAATTTCAAGGTTGTTAAAGAATTTTTAATGGAAGCTCAGGCATACATCAAAACACTTACTGTGTGTCAGGGACAAAGAGTTGTGGACAGTAACAGGAAAACAGGTTTCATTGGCTTCCTAGTGTGTATTTCTAGTGTCTTGCACCTCTATACAAAGCTTGGACCACAATCCTCTGCACCTTTGTTGAAGTTCCTCCCCATTTATAAGTGCTCCCAAGATCATTTGGAGATGTTTTGTAGTGCAATCCGTAGTCGTGGTGGATGGAATAACAATCCAACAGCTCGACAGTTCATATCTGCCTATAAGAAACTCCTGATTGACAATGAAATTCGTGAGTCAGACCGAGGCAATTGTATAGCCCTGGAAGAGATCCCTATTTTGACGTACAGTGGTCAGACTATAGAACAACAAATTAATTTCACCACTGAACGTAGGCAATTATTAGATATGGAAACCCATTTGGTGAGCCATGATCATGATTACGTTGAAGCTGAAATGATTCTCTCTGAAGTGGCAACCCATATTGTTGTTTATATTTCAGGATTTGTGGTTCGTCACTTAGAGAGAACTTTACAGTGTGAAACATGCATGTCAGTGTTGCGAGGGGAAGGGAGTCATACTGCCTATTCTCTTATACACAGAAAGAGTAGAGGTGGTTTGATTTCACCATCTGACGATGTTGTGGACATTTGTATGTGTTCTGAAAAAGTATTTAGAAAATACAGTGCTGGAAATAGGAGGGTTCCTGTGAAAGATCTTAATACTAAATGTGTGTCAGAGGTACTTGGCACTTTTCTGTACAAGCCTGTGTTTGAAGAATTGGGAGAGCACATGAAGGATCAGCACCCATTAGATAATCACTTGGTACTGCTGATCAAAGCTATTGCGAAACGGTACCTGCTGACACGTCAGAAACATGCTGCAAAATGTGTAACAGATTCACTCcatgaaaaaaaattgagaacagCATACACCAAATTAGTTCTTTTTAAAGGTCAATAA